In Paenibacillus sonchi, the genomic stretch AACGGGAATCAGGCTGCCGGCATCCCGGAGCTCCCTGGCGAACTCATATCCGTCCATGTTCGGCATCATAATATCAAGAACGATGAGGTCGATATGCTGCTGGTCGAGCACGTCCATGGCCCGGGCTCCGTCTTCAGCGGTAGATACCAGGTATCCTTCGCGTTTCAGCACGGCTTCAAACAGTCTTCTGGCATGCCGGTCATCTTCCACAACTAGTATATGAATCATCGGGTTCACTCCAATGGTTTGGTCATTTGAGATACATAGGCAACCTTATCATAACCACCATGAAGAGGATTAGGCAAGAAATGTACACAGTTGTGTCAGTAAGATTTAGAAAGATGATCTTGCTTTGTGATTTGATTACACCACACCCTGCTTCGCCTTCATACACTTAAGATGATATATCCGCCCATACGCTTTGCCATATTGGACGATCCGGTTAATCATTCGGCGGTCCTTCAGCTTGGTGAACGGACAGGGATCAGGGGCTGTATTTACTTCCAGAATCCATGGCTTCAGGTGCCGGTCCAGGGCAAGGTCCACACCGATTTCCTGAAGGCCGGGATAAGCCGTGCTTAGCTGCCTGGCGGATTTCACGCCAATGTCATGCATAGCTGCGATCAATGCCGTCCGCTTCTCCGGGCTGGTGTAGGGTCTTAATAATACCTCAACCGGATAAATCGTTCCCCCTTGGCTGCCGTTGGTAACCACCTTGAGCGGATGCGCCACGCGTCCTGCCACCCCGGTAGCTTCCCACTGGCCCTTGAGATTGCGCTGCACCATCACCCGGATATCAAAGGGGCGGCCCTTGTGAAGCAGGAGCCGGATTCCTTTTTGTACCAGATAGGACTTCCCCGGGTTTCCTTATGAATGGCCCGGTATGCCGTATCGTAGTCAGAAAAGTTGTGTATTTGCATACCCGCCTGATAGCGGTAATTCCCACTGTCCCCGGGGCATGCTTCCCGCTGTTTTTGCTTCTCAGGCTGCTGCCGGCAGTTTTTTCAACCCGGATCACTCCCTGCCCCAAAGAACCGCAGCATGGTTTAACGTACACCATCTGATATTTTTGCAGCATCTCCTGAAGTACACTCTGGTTCATTCTTTTTGTTGCCGGGATATGACTTCTTAACTCCTGGCTCCTGGCCAGCACCCTTGTCTTCGTCAGCTTGTTGGATATCCGCCGGATCTGCTCCTTCATTGTATCCCTCCGTCTCCATTAGTCTATGTAGGCTATATTACGGGAACCGGTCGGCTTTTGACTGGGCGCCA encodes the following:
- a CDS encoding YheC/YheD family protein — its product is MVQKGIRLLLHKGRPFDIRVMVQRNLKGQWEATGVAGRVAHPLKVVTNGSQGGTIYPVEVLLRPYTSPEKRTALIAAMHDIGVKSARQLSTAYPGLQEIGVDLALDRHLKPWILEVNTAPDPCPFTKLKDRRMINRIVQYGKAYGRIYHLKCMKAKQGVV
- a CDS encoding YheC/YheD family protein, which codes for MKEQIRRISNKLTKTRVLARSQELRSHIPATKRMNQSVLQEMLQKYQMVYVKPCCGSLGQGVIRVEKTAGSSLRSKNSGKHAPGTVGITAIRRVCKYTTFLTTIRHTGPFIRKPGEVLSGTKRNPAPASQGPPL